The window GTTAAAACAATGGATAGTCTTTCGGGCAAATTCGTTAATCCAAAAACCATTAAAGCATTTTATAACAATAACTATAACGAACCTAAGCTGGTAACCCGTTTTTACATTAATGGTGAGCTCGATTCGCTTTTAGCTTATTTAAATGAAAGTGAGGCGCATGGTTTCAATCCCAAAATATTTAAAGGCGATGAGATAACAGACTTATTGGAGGTGTTAACAGCTAATAAATTTAAGAAAGTAGAAGAGAGCTATCCGGTAATTGCAAAGCTCGAACTTTTATCGGCCAATGCCTACTTAAATTATACCAATTATTTGAAGTTTGGAGTGGTAAATCCGCGTAATATTTTCTCTCGTTATTACATCAAAGTTGGGCGCCCGGATAGTGCAGGAATGTTGCAACTTTTAGACGGAAAAAATTTGGTTGATAATCTGAAATCTGCACAACCAAAATCATCACAATATAAGGCTTTGCAATCTGCATATCTTAATGCAAATTCTGATGCAGAAAAGCGAATTTTATTGCTAAATATGGAGCGCTTCAGATGGCAAATTCCGGCCACAGGAGATAACTATGTGCAGGTAAATATTCCTGACTTTAGGTTGACCTGGTTGGATAATCTGGATACCGTAATTTCTATGAAAGTTTGTGTTGGCGGGAAACGCGAAAATGGTTACGAAGACAAGCTAAAAGCCTTTGCAATATCAGGCAATTTAGACGATAAACCGAAGAACCACGAAACGCCATTATTGTTTAGTAAAATTAATTCGATACAGGCTAATCCGATTTGGAATATTCCGGTAAGTATTGCCCAAAGCGAAATCTATTGGATGGCCCGGAAAGATCCTTTTTATTTATCGAACAGCAACATTAGAGTTTACTATAAAGATAAGCTGATAGGGGAGCCCGATACCATTAACTGGAACCGCTATTCGAGAGATAAATTGCCATTTAAATTTAAGCAGGGATCGGGAGGTGGTAATGCCCTTGGCAAGTTCAAATTCATTTTCGATAACAGCTCGAGCATTTACCTGCATGATACCAATAATAAAAATGGTTTTAACCTAAGTAACCGAGCCATTAGCCATGGTTGTGTGCGTATCGAAAAACCTTTGGAGTTTGCAGAATTGTTGGTTCAGGATTCATACACTTACGATAAGCTAAGAGCAGAAGTAGATTTGCCTCCAATTGATAGTACACATGTGAAATGGTATAAAAAACGCATGGCTCAAAAAGCAGATACACTTAAGGCCTTTCAGCTGAAACCGGCCTGGTTTGCGCCTAAAAAATCTGTACCTTTAATTATTACCTACATTACGGCCTGGGCACAGAACGATAAAATAGAATACCGGCCAGACGTTTACGGCATGGATGAAAAACTTTGGGCTGCCATGAAAAAGTATCGATAAGAAAGCTTTATTTTGCAAAATGCTAGAAAATCCAACCTTTAACCACCAGGCCGATTTGGTAAACAGTGCCATCCGTTTTATCAACTCGTGGTTTAAGCAATCTAAAACGATCACTGCAGAGCTGAGCGATTTTTTTATCCTTCCAGGAAGTAAAGTAATCGGTAAAGAGGTTATTGTTGCCCGGTTGAAAGGGATTTTTGGCCAGTCAGATGAATACGTTGGTGGACGATATGATATCATCGATGTAAATTTCGAGTTGATGGGTGAAGAAAAAGGGATTGGATTTGTAGAGGGCGTTGCCGGTTTCAGAGCGGTATTAAAAAACGAATCGAAAATTATCAGTGGTCCTTTTAAGTTGTATTTTGCACTTCAAAATGGAAGCTGGAAGATTGTAAATATCGAGTTTCCGGGTTTTGCGTATTAAATAATCCATCGTTTCTGCTTAACAGATATCTTTTTTAGATTTGTGTTTCTTTTACACAAATCTTTATGATCAATCAGAATATTAAAATCGCTGTCGACGCTATTGTTTTTGGCTACGAGAAAAACGTGCTTTACGTTTTGGCCGTTCAACAAAAATACGGGGTGTTTAAAGATAGGTGGGTTTTGCCCGGCGGTTTTATCAAAGATGATGAATCACTAATTGATGCAGTTAAACGGGAATTGCAGGAAGAGGCAGGTATCGGTGTAAATTATTTAGAGCAACTAAGCACATTTGGCGATGAGGTAAATCGCGATTCCCGCGGACGTGTAATATCTGTCGCTTATTTTGCCCTGGTTAATCCACAAAATTTTATGCTTAAAGCCGATACCGACGCAAAAGATGCGCGGTGGTTTCCGGTTAATGTGATTCCGGTGCTGGGCTACGATCATAATGAAATGGTAAGGCTGGCACACCAAAGATTAAAAGCTAAACTAACTTATCAGCCGATCGGTTTCGATTTGTTAGATGACGAATTCCTTTTCTCCGATCTTGAAAATTTGTATTGTTCCATTCTTGAACGCGATATTGACAGAAGAAATTTCAGAAAAAAAATTCTAAGTTTTGGTATCATAAAAGAAACTGATAAAGTTGTTAAAACGAGCTCCAGTGGCCGGCCAGGCAAGTTATTTAAGTTTGATAAAGCCAAATACGACCAGTTGTTACAAGAAGATTTTCAGTTTGAAATTAAGTTTGCGTAAAAATAACGCAAATAATATTTTGACTATTGAAAAGTGTTTTTATATTTGTGTAATTAATACGCAAATATATGATCAACTTAGATGAAAATTTCAGCCCGCTAGGCATAGAAAATGCTGTTCAGTTTCAGTCTTTCGTATTTGCCGGTGGCGAACCGCACATTAAAATAAGTGGTAGTTTCGATCCCGCATCGGTTGTGCAGATTACACACCGCATCAATTCTTTCAACGATCTGGGTTTAATCTGTACTACTGTTGATGCATTGAAGCGGATGGGGGTTAAGGCGATTAAGTTGTTTGTTCCTTATTTTCCGGCTGCAAGACAAGACCGGGTAATGATACCGGGCGAACCTTTAACGGTTAAAGTTTATGCCGATATCATTAATGCACTTGGTCTTGATAACGTAACTGTTTTCGATCCGCATTCGGAAGTTACCCCTGCTTTGTTAAATAACTGCACAGTAACTCCAAACCACGTTTTTATTCAGAAAGTTGTTGCGCAAATTGGCGGAGAGGTAAAACTGATTTCTCCTGATGGCGGTGCCTTGAAGAAAATTTATAAAGTTTCTGAATTTCTCGGCGGTGCAGAGGTAGTAGAGTGCTCGAAGAGCAGGGATGTTAAAACCGGCAAATTATCGGGTTTTAAAGTTTATGCTGACGATTTAAAAGGGGCAGATTGTTTAATCGTGGATGATATATGTGATGGTGGGGGAACCTTTATAGGTCTCGCTGAAGAACTCAAAAATAAAAATGCAGGGCATTTGTATCTGGCCATTAGTCACGGGATTTTTAGTAAGGGTTTTAATGAATTAGGTAAATATTTTGATCAGGTTTTTACCACCGATTCGATCAAAGAAATTGACCATGTTGTTGTAACACAACTAAAATTAACAGATATTTTATAAAAGAAATATGAAAACAGTTAATCCTCCTCAGGTTATTTCTGCATCCGATGTTTCGGTATTCCTTGCCGGTACCATTGATATGGGTAATGCTGATAATTGGCAGCAGAAATTTATTGATCATGCAAGTGCGGAGGAAACATTGGATCATGTAATCGTTTTCAATCCGCGCAGGGCATCTTGGGATCACAGCTGGACGCAGTCGATTGAAAATGCCCAATTTAGCGAACAGGTTAACTGGGAACTGGATGCGATGGAAAATGCAGATGTGATTTTGTTATTTCTGGAAGGCAATTCCAAATCACCTATTTCGATGATGGAGCTAGGTTTATTTGCCGATTCCGGTAAGTTAATGGTTTGTTGTGAAGATGGGTTTTGGAGAAAAGGCAATGTTGATATCGTTTGTAAAAGAAAAGGTATTGATCAGTATAATACGCACGATGAACTTAGTGCTGCTGTAATTGCTAAGCTTAAAAAGCTTGCAAAGTGTACGTAGGGTGATTTATTAAATTTAAAACAAATTGATATGAAATACGATATAAATTGGTTACTCGATATTATGAGTGGAAGCAATCCTGACTTTTTAATGTTCTGGGGACACCAAAGAAGCAAAGATGGATCGGTTATTAAAACTTGTATGAGCCAATGGTGGGCATCTCCATTTATTGAAAATCATATCACTTATCAAACAGCAGAGCATTATATGATGGCAAAAAAAGCTTTGTTGTTTAACGATCAACAGGTTTTTGAAAAAATATTAACAAAAGAGTCCCCGAAAGATGTAAAAGATCTGGGCAGGCAGATCCAAAATTTTAATGCAGAAGTCTGGGATGCGCATAAATTTGATATCGTAAAACAGGGCAACCTGCTTAAGTTTTCTCAAAATGAGGCACTGAAATTGTTCCTCTTACAGATCAAAAGTGAAATTCTGGTTGAAGCCAGCCCGGTTGATACAATTTGGGGAATTGGATTAGCGGAGGATAATGCCAATGCTTTAATCCCCAAAAACTGGAAAGGTTTAAATTTATTGGGTTTTGCCTTGATGGAAGTAAGGGATAAGATCTCCTGAAAAAAAGTTTACCAGTAAAAATTCAAAAAATGATTTTAGAAGTCATCAAAGCCGATATAACAACAATTAAAGCCGACGCAATTGTTAATGCCGCAAATAGTTCGCTGCTAGGTGGAGGCGGAGTGGATGGTGCAATCCACAGAAAAGGCGGCAAAGCAATCTTAGAAGCTTGTATGGTCATCAGAAATAACAAGGGTGGATGTAAAACCGGAGAGGCTGTGATCACAACGGCAGGCAATTTACCAGCAAAATATGTGATCCATACCGTTGGGCCGGTTTGGAACGGAGAAAGTGAAAAAAAGAATATTTTGCTCGCCAATTGCTATCAAAATAGTTTAACCCTTGCAGTAGAAAATGGCATTAAAGTTATTGCTTTCCCAAACATTAGCACAGGGATTTATCATTTCCCAAAAGATAAAGCAGTAGATATTGCCATTGCATCGGTAAATAATTTCGCTGAAAAGGAAAAGATAGAAAAAGTAATTTTCGTGTGTTTCGACGATGAGAATTACCTGCTTTATGAAGAGAAAATTAAAGGGTAGTATTATGGACAATAAAATAACAAAAGGCATAAGCAAACTACTAAGTTATATTTTGAGGCATTCGCCTGAAACAATAGGCTTAAAGCTCGATGAAAATGGCTGGGCAGATGTGAATGAGCTTATTGCTAAATTCGACCTTTATGATAGAAGAATAGATATTGAACAACTAGAATACATTGTAGAAAATAACGATAAACAAAGATTTGCGTTTAACGCAGATAAAACGAAAATCAGGGCAAATCAAGGGCATTCAATTCCGGTTGAGTTAAATTTAAATGAAACCGAACCCTTGGAATACCTGTATCATGGTACGGTTGAAGAATTCCTGTCAGACATTAAAGCGTTGGGCCTCCAGAAAATGAGCAGGCAGCATGTACATTTAAGCGCTGATAAGGAAACTGCAACCAAAGTAGGTGGTAGGAGAGGAAAACCTGTTGTACTAACCATTGATAGTGGGGCAATGTACCGGGCAGGATACAAATTTTATTTATCAGAGAACAACGTGTGGCTGACAGATTTTGTACCTGCTGAATACATAACATTTTAAAATATGAAAAGAACACTGGTAATAGGCGATATCCACGGAGGTTTAAAAGCCCTGATCCAGTTGTTGGAAAGGGCTTCGGTAACTAAACAGGACAGACTCATTTTTTTAGGCGATTATGTAGATGGCTGGAGCGAATCAGCACAGGTAATCCATTATCTTTTGCAACTGAAAGATGGTCATGAGTGTGTTTTTATCAGAGGAAATCATGATGTGTGGTGTGAAGATTGGTTAAGGAGTGCTGTTGTAGATGAAATCTGGTATCAGCATGGTGGTAAAGAAACTATAGAAAGTTATGCCGGTATTGATATTGATGAGCAGAAAAAACACCTGACTTTTTTTGAGCAGACGGAAGATTATCACGTAGACGAGCAAAATAACCTATTCATCCATGCCGGGTTTTCGTCTATGCATGGGCCGGCTAAAGAGCGTTATGTTTCCAATTATTCGTGGGACAGGACCTTGTGGGAAGTGGCGCTCACGATGGATAATCGGATTGAAAAAGACTCTGCGTTATATCCTAAGCGGCTTTTACTTTTTAACGAAATTTATATAGGCCATACCCCAACGCTCTATTATAATGTAGAAGTTCCAATGAACGGTTGTAATGTTTGGAACATGGATACAGGAGCGGCATTTACAGGAAAATTAACCTGTTTGGATATCGAAACGAAACAATTTTGGCAGAGTGATACTTTACAAAGCCTGTATCCAAACGAAAAAGGAAGAAATTAAAGATGAAAAATATTGAATATAAGAAAGGTGACGCAACAAATCCCTCAGATAACGGAAATAAGATAATCGTTCATATATGTAACAACATTGGCGGGTGGGGAAAGGGATTCGTATTAGCGATTTCAAAAAGATGGAAGGCTCCAGAAAATAGTTACAGAGCCTGGTATCTATCGAAAGATAATTTCAATCTTGGTGAAGTTCAGTTTGTACAGGTGGAACAAGATTTATGGATAGCCAATTTAATTGGTCAGCATAAAATAATTAAAGATGAGAATGGCAATGCTCCCATAAGATATGATGCCGTAGAAGAAGGCTTAAGAAAGGTTGCAGATTTTGCAGGTGACCTTAATGCCTCGGTCCACATGCCAAGAATAGGATGTGGTTTAGCAGGAGGAGAATGGGGAATAATTGAGCCAATTATTAAAGAAACAATTTCGAAGAAAGATATTAATACAACAGTTTACGATTTTTAAAAGATAGAACCATGAACCCATTATTATTAACAGATGGTTACAAAGTTGACCACAGACGACAATATCCTGAACACACCACATTAGTCTACTCTAACTGGACACCAAGAAAAACCCGATACGAAGAAATCAATCATGTGGTTTTATTTGGCTTACAATACTTTATCAAAAAATATATTATCGAAGAGTTTGATAAAAACTTTTTCAGTCAGCCTAAAGAGGAAGTTTTAAAAAAATATGCCCGCCGCATTAACAATTACCTGGGCGAAAACCAGGTAGGTACTGCCCATATTGGTGCCTTACACGATCTGGGTTACATTCCGATGGTATTTAAATCTTTACCAGAAGGATCGAAAGTGCCCTTGCGTATTCCGATGTTTACCATGTACAATACGTTACCTGAGTTTTTTTGGCTGACTAATTATTTCGAAACATTGCTGTCGGCAGTGATTTGGTTGCCTTGTAATTCTGCAACGTTGGCGCTTCAATACCGCGGCATTTTGGAAAGGGCTGCTGCAGAAACTTCGTCAGTGCCCGAATTTGTAAACTGGCAGGGACACGATTTCTCTATGCGCGGTATGGGTGGCATAGAAGCTGCGGTTACTTCGGCAGCTGGCCATTTATTGAGTTTTACCGGAACTGACACTATCCCGGCAATTGATTTTCTGGAAGAATATTACAATGCCAATTCGGATGAGGAACTGATCGGCGGTTCAGTTGCCGCAACAGAACATTCGGTAATGTGCATGGGAACAAATACCGGCGAACTCGAAACCTTCAAAAGGTTGATCCAGGAAGTTTATCCCAATGGGATTGTTTCTATTGTTTCCGATACCTGGGATTTATGGAAGGTTTTAACTGAATACCTTCCTCAGCTAAAAAATGAAATAGTTAATCGGGAAGGAAAAGTGGTAATTCGCCCCGATTCTGGTGATCCTGTTGACATTATCTGCGGTAACGCAAACGGTAAGGATGAAAACGAGCGGAAAGGCGTAATTGAGCTGCTTTGGGACGTTTTTGGAGGAACAGTAAATGCAAAAGGTTTTAAAGAACTTGTTCCACAGATTGGTGCCATCTATGGCGATAGCATTAATTTAGAAAGAGCCAGCCAGATTTGCCAAAGGTTAAAAGCAAAAGGTTTTTCTTCTACCAATGTGGTATTGGGTATTGGTTCCTTTACTTATCAGTACAACACCCGTGATACCTTTGGTTTTGCCATGAAAGCAACTTATGGAGAAGTAAAAGGCGAAGGTCGCGAGATTTTTAAAGACCCTGTTACCGATGATGGCACCAAAAAATCGGCCAAAGGTTTGTTACAGATTTTTAAAGATGCAAACGACGAATATCAGCTAAAAGATCAATGCACCTGGGAGGAAGAAAGGAAAGGCGAACTAAAAGAAGTATTCAGGGATGGAAAATTGTTGATCGATCAATCGCTGGCCGAAATCAGGGACCGCATAAGAGAAAGTCAGATATAGTTTCTTTTGTTTTGCTAAACTGCCTGGTTGCCTGGCCGGCATCTCAATCAATTGTTTCATCCGGCAAAAATTGACGGGTGAAGCAATTGATCAGGTCCTGATTGCATAAGAGTAGACGACGGAGCTAATCCTTTAAGTTTATTACAATCCCGATTCGCCACTTTCCATATTTTTTCTATCTTTGGTTTTTAATGAATTTCCTGTATCCGGGCTTTCTTTTCGCACTAATATCGGTTGCTATTCCGGTTATTATTCATTTATTCAATTTCCGTAAGTTTAAAAAAGTTTATTTCTCTAATGTTCAGCTTTTAAAGGAAGTAGAACAGCAAAATTCTTCAAAAGAGAAACTTAAAAACCTGTTAATCCTTTTCTCGCGGATTTTAGCTTTAATTTTTTTAGTACTTGCTTTTGCACAGCCCTACATTCCGGCTGATAAAACCAAAACCACGGCGGTTGGAAATATTGCCAGCATTTATATCGATAACTCGTACAGCATGGAGGCCATTAACAAAGATGGTAACCTGTTGGATGAAGCCAAACGCAGGGCGAAAGAACTGATTAAAGGTTTTGGTATTAACGATCGTTTTCAGTTGCTCACCAACGATTTTGAAGGTAAGCACCAACGTTTACTTAATGCCGAAGAATTTTTAAAAGCGCTGGATGAAGTGAAAATTTCGGCGGTTAACCGCAACCTGCAGCAAATTTTAAACAGGCAGGGCAATATATTAACCGGACCTGAAAATAAGTATAGCTTTCTGATTTCCGATTTTCAGCAAAATATTTCGGTTGGTAAAAAAGCTGAAACTAAACCCGATATTCAATATTCGTTTTTAAAATTAAATGCCACTCCGCTGCCCAATATAGCGGTTGATAGCGTTTGGGTACTTTCTCCCAACCACCAGCCCGGAGCTAATGAACGTTTGATAGTGCAGTTAAAAAACTATTCAGCAGAAGAAGCAAAAAACATTCCTTTAAAGCTAAGCATCAACAATCAGCAGAAAGGACTTGGTTCGGTAACCATTCCGGCTGAAAAGATTATCCGCGATACCTTAAATTTTTCGGGTTTAAAAGCTGGTTGGCAAAAAGGCGTAATCAGCATTAAAGATTTTCCGGTAACTTTCGATGATACCCTTTCGTTTAGCTTTAAAGTAGAAGAAAGTTTTCCGGTATTGAGCATTAACGGCCCTACTGCCGGAAATTATATCAAAGCGCTTTTCGCGGCCGATACCTATTACAAACTGAGCGAAAATTCGGAAAACAATGTGAATTATAGCGGTTTTACCAATTACGGACTTATTGTCTTAAACGGTTTAAAAAATCCATCGAGTGGCTTGGCTCAGCAGCTGAAAAATTATTTAAACGCTGGTGGAACCATCGTACTCTTTCCCGATCTGGATGTCGATATTAACACTTATAATACTTTCCTAAATGCTTTATCACTGCCGGCTATTCAGACTTTAAATACCGGCGAAACGAAAATCGATAAAATCGAATTACAACATCCTGTTTTTAAAACAGTTTTCGAAGAAATACCCAAAAACCTGGACCTTCCTACAGTGAACCGCTATTTTTCTTTTGCTGAAACTGCCTCGGCCAATAAGGAAAATATTTTATTGCTTCCCGGCGGCAAAATGTTTTTTGCTAAATATGGCGTTAGTAGTGGTTCGGTGTATTTATCGGCCAGTGGCTTAAATCCAACCGACGGAGA is drawn from Pedobacter sp. HDW13 and contains these coding sequences:
- a CDS encoding L,D-transpeptidase family protein — its product is MKKFRFLILPFVLFISACGWFKSPPEIGKVLSEHFKNKMYKDFDTVAYDSIFVKTMDSLSGKFVNPKTIKAFYNNNYNEPKLVTRFYINGELDSLLAYLNESEAHGFNPKIFKGDEITDLLEVLTANKFKKVEESYPVIAKLELLSANAYLNYTNYLKFGVVNPRNIFSRYYIKVGRPDSAGMLQLLDGKNLVDNLKSAQPKSSQYKALQSAYLNANSDAEKRILLLNMERFRWQIPATGDNYVQVNIPDFRLTWLDNLDTVISMKVCVGGKRENGYEDKLKAFAISGNLDDKPKNHETPLLFSKINSIQANPIWNIPVSIAQSEIYWMARKDPFYLSNSNIRVYYKDKLIGEPDTINWNRYSRDKLPFKFKQGSGGGNALGKFKFIFDNSSSIYLHDTNNKNGFNLSNRAISHGCVRIEKPLEFAELLVQDSYTYDKLRAEVDLPPIDSTHVKWYKKRMAQKADTLKAFQLKPAWFAPKKSVPLIITYITAWAQNDKIEYRPDVYGMDEKLWAAMKKYR
- a CDS encoding NUDIX domain-containing protein — its product is MINQNIKIAVDAIVFGYEKNVLYVLAVQQKYGVFKDRWVLPGGFIKDDESLIDAVKRELQEEAGIGVNYLEQLSTFGDEVNRDSRGRVISVAYFALVNPQNFMLKADTDAKDARWFPVNVIPVLGYDHNEMVRLAHQRLKAKLTYQPIGFDLLDDEFLFSDLENLYCSILERDIDRRNFRKKILSFGIIKETDKVVKTSSSGRPGKLFKFDKAKYDQLLQEDFQFEIKFA
- the prs gene encoding ribose-phosphate diphosphokinase, translating into MINLDENFSPLGIENAVQFQSFVFAGGEPHIKISGSFDPASVVQITHRINSFNDLGLICTTVDALKRMGVKAIKLFVPYFPAARQDRVMIPGEPLTVKVYADIINALGLDNVTVFDPHSEVTPALLNNCTVTPNHVFIQKVVAQIGGEVKLISPDGGALKKIYKVSEFLGGAEVVECSKSRDVKTGKLSGFKVYADDLKGADCLIVDDICDGGGTFIGLAEELKNKNAGHLYLAISHGIFSKGFNELGKYFDQVFTTDSIKEIDHVVVTQLKLTDIL
- a CDS encoding nucleoside 2-deoxyribosyltransferase domain-containing protein, with translation MKTVNPPQVISASDVSVFLAGTIDMGNADNWQQKFIDHASAEETLDHVIVFNPRRASWDHSWTQSIENAQFSEQVNWELDAMENADVILLFLEGNSKSPISMMELGLFADSGKLMVCCEDGFWRKGNVDIVCKRKGIDQYNTHDELSAAVIAKLKKLAKCT
- a CDS encoding NADAR family protein, which gives rise to MKYDINWLLDIMSGSNPDFLMFWGHQRSKDGSVIKTCMSQWWASPFIENHITYQTAEHYMMAKKALLFNDQQVFEKILTKESPKDVKDLGRQIQNFNAEVWDAHKFDIVKQGNLLKFSQNEALKLFLLQIKSEILVEASPVDTIWGIGLAEDNANALIPKNWKGLNLLGFALMEVRDKIS
- a CDS encoding O-acetyl-ADP-ribose deacetylase; protein product: MILEVIKADITTIKADAIVNAANSSLLGGGGVDGAIHRKGGKAILEACMVIRNNKGGCKTGEAVITTAGNLPAKYVIHTVGPVWNGESEKKNILLANCYQNSLTLAVENGIKVIAFPNISTGIYHFPKDKAVDIAIASVNNFAEKEKIEKVIFVCFDDENYLLYEEKIKG
- a CDS encoding RNA 2'-phosphotransferase, which codes for MKRKLKGSIMDNKITKGISKLLSYILRHSPETIGLKLDENGWADVNELIAKFDLYDRRIDIEQLEYIVENNDKQRFAFNADKTKIRANQGHSIPVELNLNETEPLEYLYHGTVEEFLSDIKALGLQKMSRQHVHLSADKETATKVGGRRGKPVVLTIDSGAMYRAGYKFYLSENNVWLTDFVPAEYITF
- a CDS encoding metallophosphoesterase family protein, which encodes MKRTLVIGDIHGGLKALIQLLERASVTKQDRLIFLGDYVDGWSESAQVIHYLLQLKDGHECVFIRGNHDVWCEDWLRSAVVDEIWYQHGGKETIESYAGIDIDEQKKHLTFFEQTEDYHVDEQNNLFIHAGFSSMHGPAKERYVSNYSWDRTLWEVALTMDNRIEKDSALYPKRLLLFNEIYIGHTPTLYYNVEVPMNGCNVWNMDTGAAFTGKLTCLDIETKQFWQSDTLQSLYPNEKGRN
- a CDS encoding macro domain-containing protein, which translates into the protein MKNIEYKKGDATNPSDNGNKIIVHICNNIGGWGKGFVLAISKRWKAPENSYRAWYLSKDNFNLGEVQFVQVEQDLWIANLIGQHKIIKDENGNAPIRYDAVEEGLRKVADFAGDLNASVHMPRIGCGLAGGEWGIIEPIIKETISKKDINTTVYDF
- a CDS encoding nicotinate phosphoribosyltransferase: MNPLLLTDGYKVDHRRQYPEHTTLVYSNWTPRKTRYEEINHVVLFGLQYFIKKYIIEEFDKNFFSQPKEEVLKKYARRINNYLGENQVGTAHIGALHDLGYIPMVFKSLPEGSKVPLRIPMFTMYNTLPEFFWLTNYFETLLSAVIWLPCNSATLALQYRGILERAAAETSSVPEFVNWQGHDFSMRGMGGIEAAVTSAAGHLLSFTGTDTIPAIDFLEEYYNANSDEELIGGSVAATEHSVMCMGTNTGELETFKRLIQEVYPNGIVSIVSDTWDLWKVLTEYLPQLKNEIVNREGKVVIRPDSGDPVDIICGNANGKDENERKGVIELLWDVFGGTVNAKGFKELVPQIGAIYGDSINLERASQICQRLKAKGFSSTNVVLGIGSFTYQYNTRDTFGFAMKATYGEVKGEGREIFKDPVTDDGTKKSAKGLLQIFKDANDEYQLKDQCTWEEERKGELKEVFRDGKLLIDQSLAEIRDRIRESQI
- a CDS encoding BatA domain-containing protein; translated protein: MNFLYPGFLFALISVAIPVIIHLFNFRKFKKVYFSNVQLLKEVEQQNSSKEKLKNLLILFSRILALIFLVLAFAQPYIPADKTKTTAVGNIASIYIDNSYSMEAINKDGNLLDEAKRRAKELIKGFGINDRFQLLTNDFEGKHQRLLNAEEFLKALDEVKISAVNRNLQQILNRQGNILTGPENKYSFLISDFQQNISVGKKAETKPDIQYSFLKLNATPLPNIAVDSVWVLSPNHQPGANERLIVQLKNYSAEEAKNIPLKLSINNQQKGLGSVTIPAEKIIRDTLNFSGLKAGWQKGVISIKDFPVTFDDTLSFSFKVEESFPVLSINGPTAGNYIKALFAADTYYKLSENSENNVNYSGFTNYGLIVLNGLKNPSSGLAQQLKNYLNAGGTIVLFPDLDVDINTYNTFLNALSLPAIQTLNTGETKIDKIELQHPVFKTVFEEIPKNLDLPTVNRYFSFAETASANKENILLLPGGKMFFAKYGVSSGSVYLSASGLNPTDGDLARHPVFVPLMYRLALSGGNEVPLYYNLGNDNALASKKITLGKNQTLSITTNNFEVTPELRQANGKTWIYVADQIKRAGFYNLKLADSVLAVYSFNNGRSESDMHYLDKAALNELTGKNNVKVFDTDKDAIKLIAGANKIGQTLWKLCLILSLVFIAAEILLIRFFNNTKKTI